Part of the Quercus robur chromosome 5, dhQueRobu3.1, whole genome shotgun sequence genome, GCAAAAGGGGAGATGCTGGAATTGGAAACTCATTAATATCAATATTTATGACATTACTTCTGGAAGATGCGTAATTTGCAATTTCTTGTTTCGACCCCTACATCTcacagcaaaaagaaaaaggtttatgtttaataattattaattatccATCAATTCTAACAAAactgttcttttttctttttcttttttttgggttctaatCGTGCATTgtaataaaacattttacattattataagttgtaacttgtaagattgattttgaagttattaatttgatttaatttttttgatgtgaTTGTTTTCAATGTTTTGAATAGTTTTATATACCGGGCTTCATCTTTTCTATGATATTGACATAAGAATAGTAAAAAGTTATTGTGATGAGTGAGTGATGACTATCAAATATGACACTCTGAGTTAACTGGAGGTTGGGCCTTAAAATCCATTTAAGTTTTACTGCTTCGGCTTCTGATAATAAAAACGTAGTCCTGACTGGCATGCAGTGCTACCTTGAATAGAATTAAAAGAATTTGCAAAACATGAAAGCTATCAAATTTTATGAATCTAAACATCGTACACCTAAATATATTTCTGCTATTACttctaaaagattaaaaaaacatatatcttTACGACCTGCAATATTGTAGCATATATGAACTGGGGCCTTGGGGTTCTTAATTCTTGATGACATGCTTCTTAAAGGTCAGGTAATGGTAATACTAGCAACCATGTGAACTAGGGCCTTGGGATTCTTAAATCTATGAATGTGACCTGAAAGCACCGATGGAAACTagtatgtttggttggataggaaagtgagagagagaaaaaaaaaagtttgagagatagattgataaattttattgtttttggtaGAGTATAAAAGTGGagattaaaaaagagaaaaaaaaaaagaaaaagaaaaaaagatatgattatatattttctataaaggTGGATTACTGGAGACACTTTACAAATGTTTCGTCTTGAGCAAAGTATATCTCTAATTATTATAAATACAGGATTTGGAAGTGATTATAGGTTGCTTAGGAGGTTCACGAAACCTCTCCCTCATAATGTGTGAGATCCACGTGTGAAAACTCTCATGTTGTGAGAGATGTTTTATAACACCGtctcataaaatatatattttttgtttagaaGGGTTTAATTTAATGATACTATCAATTAATCACTTTTGGGTATGATCTAAATACAGTGTCTAACAATTATCAATCCTTCAAAAGTTATCACTTGATTCTCTAATgactcaagttttttttttttttacccacaaTGTACGCAGACACATTAGAAGTTCTAATTGAAAAGGAAACCCAATGTCATATAATCTGAAAGCAAAACAAGAATAtctaaaatcatataaataagGCCAATCACACAATCAAAGTCGTCTAAGTTGTTCAAAATTCTATCTTCCTACTTTACCAAATGCTCCAAAATTACAACTCTCAATCCTCTCAAAATAGAGGAAAATGCCTTACATGGGTGAATTAACAATCTCATCCCTCTAACTTTGATTTGTTTTCAATTCAATGTTTtaagcttttttgtttttcattttagtcctttaactttcattcattttctaaCATGGTCCTCCTGTTTGCCTTCATccaattttcatttgttttctttgtatTGGAGGAACTAGAAggaataattaaattcaaaatttattaaagtTAAATGAATGAATGACgaattaaaaaattgagttaaaaattcttaattcaataactttttcaaaattttcaatataataagttttattgaGGTACTATCTTTCATATAAAATTGAATAAgttatatattattaagtgaTTAAAATCTACAAGTTTTTATCTTtacaaattgaatttaaatcaagtttttccataatatgtttttagttttttatgagATAATTTTTGCTTTATTGACCCACAAATAACAAAGTAATGCACCAATGAAGAATTATTTGAGAAACTACCATTCCCATCAATCTCTaaaaaaactcagttttcttttaaattgaTATCTCATGTGACTTTACACTCTTtcctatctcaaaaaaaaaaaaaaaaaaaaaaatatatatatatatatatatataaaataagaaaatgacaATAAATTGAAGGAAACAATATATGATAGCTCTACTCAGAGTGATGTTGATTCAATGATAATGGTGAGGCATGGTCTACTCCTGTTTGGGGTCGATATAAGGGTAATTGGGCTACAAATTATAAATCATCTCGATAATTTATGGGTCTTGGTATAGCTGGTAATTGGAGCAAAGTCAATCAAGAAACAGAGTTTGGGTAAAAGGCTTAGCTCTTATATATATGGGGTGCTTTGGAGACTATTTGTTTCTGTCTATAAATTTCAGTCTTTGATTTTGATCTTGAATGGGATCTAAGGAATCATTGATGGCTTCTTATGGTCGTTTGCTGGAAGAGTTTTATCGTGTGTCTACATCACAAATGCAATTAACACAAAACAGTGAGGCAgttcctccaaccaaacacatggaTCTGCACATGTAGAACAAAATAATGAAGACAACTTACAATTACAAGCCACACTATTACAACCAgatggagtaaaaaaaaaacatagaacaAGATCTAACATTAGTACTGTAGGGGTAACGTCCCCAGATCAAACAATGGGCCTTGAGCCCCATATAGAGTCCAGCCACGTTCGAGGAGAAAGTGGGGCGCCAAAAGGGCTCCCGACCCAATTCTTATGGgcccaaacttatttaaaaggaggttcgaggaggaatgtctcctcggacatgCCAAGTACGGCTCAAACCTGAATCCTACCAATAATAAAGAATCGCTCCAACGAGTATTAGTAGCAGGGATGAGCCCCACAAGCCAGGGAGAGGGAAGAGAGTATAGGATGTCAAGGGAGAGACTACAGTTGCCATATTAAATGCAGGGCAGCTACTTTTCTTGCTACATTAATatggagaagacaggcgaacagtgttaccttggccactacaactcacagaaagacaGGGGAGATGTTcgatgggacgggcactcaagtgaaggtccagatgatcaacaagtataAGGACTTGATGACTTAAAGGGGGTTATATAAGAGAAGGGAATCCCCGTGAAGAAGGGGACGAGAAAAAGTGGAAGAAAgaacagaagagagagagaaagaccatAGCCTTTGATCAGGAACAGAAGTGCACCCacacgtctcctcggaccgagTATCCAGTGGACATGAAGGAGATATTCTTACGTTCAATCGTTGCATGGCCTAAAGTTAACTAACACTCACTTCGTTAGGGCTTAGTTCTGTAACCcgttctctacaaattcattgtctatgGCTCCTTGGGCTAGAATCACCTAACtattgggcctgggccccaaagaGAGACCCTACAAGTACATTACACATGAGAGCCATTTAATTGACAAACATCACAGGCCATGTCTCAAGGTGCTTGTCAAACCCTAGATTTTCAGGCTGACCCCTACTTTTGGGGTTCTTAGTAATACGTGTCTAAAATGTGTTACTTGTGTGGATgcttggtcttttttttttttttttttgagagtatCAATTTGTGATATACGCTCCTGATAATAagtctttatcattagaccaagacaccaattgtgtgtgtgtatgtgagtgagttttttttttagttttttttttctaaatttctttttccattttttaggaGTCGCCACAAAATATTGagttctaaggtgtgattgatCACTTATATCTAactcattttattatttaggaGTGTGCAGCCAACCAGACAAAAGCGACCcgacctaacccaacccaacccaacccaccggGTTGGATCAGTTTTtgggcttggtgggttgggttgggttacaaaaaaaattttgatagcgggtcgggttgggtttgggtcataaaattccaaacccgCCAAATTCGACCTGACCCacccatatatttaaaatatattatattattaataaaatttttaaaataaccagctctttctatcttatataaaagccaattagtttaCACAAACCCtagtaaattattattgttgtttagtcattagtgttgtttgcctttaaggagttacattgatactaatctttgggttttttttaatatatttatatttatattttttttactcaatttaataataataataataataaatttgtccaACCTAtgggttcaacccaacccaacccgactcatttgggttgggttgggttgggttgaaatttttttgacccACTATGGTGGGTTGGATCAAAAAATCCCcttaacccgacccaacccaacccatgcacacccctataTTAGCTAAAAGCTAAATGTATAAGCAAATGTTTTGAACCAAAGATATGGAGTTGAATGTTTGATTATACATAGAGAATATTAGGCACCTCATGACTAGGGGCAGCACCACATTCATccagggtggtcacaggaccaccctgacacaaacaaagatcaataactatgtcagtaatcaaatatttaaattttaaattttttgtaatttaaaattatgcataaaaataagtttatggatcaaattgtaaataaaactttattggcatgaaatttgacatgtattttaaatacataaaaaacatgtaatttaagagttagattttcaaaatatgtagccatACTACTTTGTTTAGTGAGAGTTGTAGTCTTAGACTACAAttaagtttgtaaccaaattttgtccttaaattttagttcccttaacaatatattagacCTTTacagacaaaaaaagaaaagcttaagaaaaaaaattagttaaactAAAAGTTTGAAAGATATGTAGCTTGCAATGTTAATAACGAAACTATcatgcaacaatttcaaaataataaaactcaTAGAATgaaattgtaagactttatgtatttgtgcatatatatatttgtttttggtcaatatataaatttctctttttattagattttgtataatttaagtttcataATTACTATCCTAGAAAAAATTCCTAGAATTGCAACTGCTCCTGATGGCCACCCTAAGAATAATaccttgttttcaaaatattccTATTTTTCACTATTTAAACAGTAACTCAAACATTTGGCAATTAGCTATTTGGAAAGAGTTTGTTTTGTAACTATGCAAGTAGACATGCTTAGATCACATATTTATTTGGAAGCGATGAATTGCTTGTTCAATGGCTAACCTCATTTCATAGCATGGCAACAATCCCATATCCCATATTTGGAATTTATCCAAGAATTTTTCACATGCAAAAAGATACCAAAAGACAATAAGGAACATAATGGTTAAATTCTCTTAAAGTGTGAAAGTAACGTCAtttaacaattttatcaatgttgaaagaaattttttttattttttattttttattttggatgaaATTTAAGATTGGAATGGTGATTTTACAATTCTTGGAAGTTTAAGGATTTTTTGTgcaatttttaaagttttggggCTCTTTTGTGATTTAGGGAAAGTATAGGTGGTCAAATACAATTTTGGAAGAGTATTGGGGTTCGGATGAAATCTTTGGAAGTTTCGGGTTGGGCCATTGTGGTGGAATGGGTTTGGATATTTTATTCTTTGAGTGGgcttgatgaatttttgtatttaaatgaGCTTTATTGAGTTGAAAATTGAGTATGGGCttgatggattttgattttggttctttttaaTGTGAATGGGCTTGTGGAATTTATTTCAATTCAGATTAGGGCCTAAAGGGCTGATAATTCTAAGGGCTTGAACCTTGGGATTGTTGGGTTTAAATTTAAGTGAGTTGGTGCATTTTTATTTCAGCGGGCTGGGAGTTGTATGGATTTCAGATTGGGTCTACGTGGTTgaatgggtttgattttgaaattgggCTTGTGGATCTAATGTTGGCTTGATGTGCATTTCTGATCTGGGCTCTAAGGTTGAGAAAATTTGATTATGGGTTGGCTGCAGTTTTTATCTAAATGGGCTTGAGGCTTTGGATTAGGCCGACTATTGAGTTGGGTCAGAAATTATGGTACAAGGAACCAAGTTGGGTCTTGTACTAAATGGTCaggttcaacccaacccaactatCCCTATTTTCTCCAACATGTGGTATGGAAGACTCTAGACTTGGGATATTTAGGATCATCATGAGTCTCCATGTGGCATAATCTTGGCCCTCCATGCGGCAATCTGTGTTCCATTAATAATGTaccaaattgattaaaaattagTGCATTATGTTACAATGAACACAATTCAACTAAATCCGGATATGCCTTTTTATCAAAGGGAACAACTAAATGGTCTTCCAAGCGATGAGACTTTTAGAAGAAATTTAGAAgaccaaaattaaattaatactAGTTTTTAACGGGTGATTctcatgattttttattttatttttattaacttttaaatattattctctAATTATACAATGCACTAATCATTTacaattgttaaatatttgCACTATATTCAATGCTAAAATTAgtttaaaatgaatgaaaaatcaatatttataatatgaaacaaagatatacatatttttttttaaataactatatagtttcttttttataaaatgaaacaAAGGCACACTATTTATGTGTCTAccatttttaaacttttatgaAACATGGAACAACAAAATAGAACTAATGAAACACTAAAACCAGTAGGTTGAATGCTCTGGGCTACAACAACAATTTGATGAcctgaagagaaagaaaaagactatCAAGGGTGACTGGGGTGAGCCGGCCAAAGACCCTCTGACGATTAAGTCAGTTTTTTCTCTAAAACACAAGAATAATGAATAGGTGAATGGTAGAACGTACCTTGGTTGAATGAGGCTTGATCCTTTTAATGAGAGTTGGGAGTGAGTCTACTTGTTAGGAAACACTAACATCGTGGAAGATGTGTAGACTTAGTGGGGAGAGTGGAGCGAATTTCGGGGAATTCACCTCACGCTCTGAGATATGAGTTAGTGATTTAACCATTTAAGGTTGTAGAAAATACTCAGAATTGTAATAAGTATTTGGTGGTCGTCCATACTTGAATATGGTATGGACGACTATACTTGATCTAGACATGCTTGTGaattattgttgaattttcgtGATATGCGCTTTAATTTCctaaggggtattttggacgTTGTTAACATTGTATGATCACTATGGACGAAGAATGCCTTATTGATcactaggggtggcaaatgggcaggttgggtcataaatgggttgggtgtgtaattatccatttatgacccgtttatatataaattaattatccattacccGTCCAatccatttaattagtaatccgcccatttaacccaatatgacccaaatacctCCAAAACTAGTTGAATACCCTATTgacttccaaaattaccaaaatacccttaaatacccaaaatgacccaaatacccCCTACACTttcaaaattaccaatatacccttggacatccaaaatacccctagaATGATAAATATACAAGTTTTCTCATTTGTCAAATTAgttagccaaaaaaaatatatcaaaaattaAACTAGATTCCTGAATATGAGCTATATTTCCATAAGGTCCAacattatccattttttttaacataatccCACTAAAAACGTAAAGATCCAAAATTTTAGGTGTGGCTAAATCTTTTAAACAAATATAAGCAActtctattttatgtaatttagaAACACATGTATGTCTTATAATTTTAATCTTACTCATTAAAACATGATTAGAGATTGGAACCTAAAGAAATTACTAAGTAGCTCATAATTCAACACCAATATCAAAACAGTAAAATTTATAACCTTAATTAACATTGCCCAAAAACTTAATTACGCTCCAGCAAtcatagagaaaaataaaaccacaaacaCAGTAATGAGCTATATTTTAgcttaaatttttaatgaatcTTTATCAGAATAGTACTCTGACATCCACAATGaaaaccacttaaaatttgaagCCAAAGATGGTTGCACCTAAACAACTCCAAAATTGCCTGTCATGTGCTTTAAAGAATCAAATGTGGAGGAACCTAGGATTTCATCAAATATAGTTTTAGTACAAATAAGGCAAATGGAAGAGAGACTAATCAGCAAAGAACATAATTATCACATCCATTTCAGTAATCCCTGGATCTTCGTCCAAGACCTACTTCAATTACGTGATCAAGGATAAAGCCACAGCAGTAAATCCCAAATTGACTCTTACAGCATAGTGTCATGGGTCCTTGGTGCTCAAGTGCCGAACTCTTTCAATCAAAACCAGACAGCGTATTATGATTGGTCTAGGATCACGGCAGAGAATATGCCTAAGATGTTTGTTAGTGTTCAGGTTTAGATAATTATAACATGCTACCTAGTACATGCTCCTGCAATCTTCTCATTTGTCAAGTGAATCTAAAGCTACAAACTTCAAATAACTATAATTAATTGGAGCGAAAATAAATGTTTCTCATTACTCAAAAAGTCCCAACCCACACAACTAAAACAAAACTGGAAGAAATGATAAGAATTATGAAAAGTATTCTCCTACCAAAACAGAATCTGAAAGTCCaaagtattaaaaatttaaaacctgTCTTACATCTAAAGCTCATTTAAATAAGAATCCTAGCAGGAAACCAGAGAAAGTAATCAGCAAATGAGCTACATAAATAGGTTTGGCCTTGATGCCTTATATGTGGTCTTGAGCTTCCTTGAGGGTGGTCGAATTTTCTTGTAAACCAGAGGGGATTTTGGAATTGTGGAACTGCTTAGAGCTCTCCCTCTTGCAAAGTTTAGCGGGTATGGTGGCTGTTTTGATGATTTGAATGCATGGGAACCAAAAATGCAACATATCATCAGGCATTtaattagaaatatattaaaaacaaaaaatagtccaaaaaaaaaaatacttggcatttaattagaattaattgagttggaattattaaaattacCTAAACCTCATCATTATATGTAACATGTCCAGAAATGCATAGGTGTTCAAAATCCTCCACAAGGTGCTCGTCATCATGATAAGGTATAACTAGCAAAGTAAAAAATTAGTAAGTAAATATAAAAAGGGAGAAtgcataatttaataaaaattacaagtaTATGAAAAAGATATTTACCCTACCCAGTAAACAACCAGCTATGGGAACATAACAAAGCCTCTGCATTTTGTGGCAATAGACAACTACGGTACTTATCAAGAATTCGACCACCAATGCTAAACGCAGACTCTTAGGCAACGGTAGTGATAGGAATACTCATAATGTCACGAGCCATTAGTGAAAGTTCTGGAAAGCTACCACAATGTGATTCCCAATATTCAAGAATATCCAAGTCCATATGAGTGTTATGGTCAAACCGGCCTCTTCCAAATACACATCTAATTGTGACTTACTATTGATTGAACCAACAATTTCACTCTCAAATGTATCAAAACCAGCAATATCAGCATCTCTTACCTTCTCATTAGCACCACTACTAGATGCATTTTCAACCATATTGTGTGCTTCATAATTAGTGGCGCGCAAATATCCTTCGAAAAGGGAATATAACTTGTCACGAAGATCCATCACCATTATTGTCCCATTAGTGCCATAAAGTCGCCTATAATTGAACTCCACAAACTGCAACTTATACCGAGGATCTAAAATTACAGCAAATGATAGCACAATGCTGTAACAATCCCAgtatttatcaaatttttctttcatgcttttTGCCATGTCACTAATTACTACATCTTCATCTTCCATCTCTTCTAAAATACGCAAATGAATTTTCCATACACCATGAAAGTATAAGTTGGCAGTAGGGTATTGAGTGCCTGAAAAGAGAGTGGTGATGTCATAAAATGGCTTCAAAAATTTTGCTATCTTCTTAGCCTTATCCCATTCATCATCTAAGGGACAAGTGTGAAAGCTTCCATCAACAATACTCAAATTGTGAAATGCATCCCGAAATGTAAGAGCTGTCTCAATCATTAAATATGTTGAGTTCCATCTTGTTGGCACATCTTGTCGCACTTTCTTACTAGTTAAATTAGGGAGTTCTTGAAGACATTCAGCAAATCTTAACTTCCTCATATCATTGCCTCTCACATATTTAACACTTTCATGTATGTTGTGCACAACATGCTCTATAATTTTCAAACCTTCTTGTACAATAAGGTTTAAAATATGAGCACCACAACGAACACGAAAGAACTCACCACTACAAGGCAAAGATGATCTAAAAGAAGGGTTTTTCTTCAAACTATTCACCAAGGTATCATTGTAAGAAGCATTGTCTAAAGTGATTGTAAATACTTTTTTCTCAATGCCCCATTCTTTTAGAATGTTAAACAATCTCTCTCCCAAAATCTTACTACTACAAGGAGGTGGCGTatgagaaaaacataaaaccctcaTTTGCAACTCCCAATTTGCATCAATGTAGTGTGCAGTGAGAACCATGTACTCATCAGTTGTGGAAGATTTCCACAAATCTGATGTTAAGCAAATCTTGCCCGGGACTAACTCTAAAGCACGTTTGagattttctctttctctcttataGATTTTCAAAACATCTGACTTTGCTGTATTCCTACATATTGGCTTAACATCGGGATTTAGAAAGATATGAAGCTCTCTATTGACCTCATGCTTTGCAAATGAAATTGAGTAATTATGCCTAATAATTGCCATTGCAATCTTTTCACAATACATATCTTGATCAAGGGGAGGACGGCAAGGCACACTATCATTTTCTTGATGACATTTCTTAGCATGACGGCGTAAATTACTAGTTCCATTCTCCTTATCTGCTGTTAAAATATTAGCACATTTTCTGCACTTGACTTTTCGATGGCCATCTTCATATGAAGGTAATATTTCGAAATCATTCCACACTTCAGAAGTCCCACTCCTACTTATTTTGCTACCACTTGAAACTATTTGTTCAAATTCATCCATCCCCTCAGTTACAGACATGGTTCACCTTAAACGATAAGacaatcaaaatgaaaatttctacaaatatgtatttcaaatcaaccaaaatcacaaaaggcAGAAACATAGGTGACAATTTGAACAGAACCCAAAAGGTAAAAGTGGATAGATGCAAATCATCAAacacccagaaaagaaaaagacattaACTTAGAACTCAAAACCCAATTGAGAGAGGGATCTTAATCTTACCTTGAAAATCTTAACGAGTCCAAAGCCACCTTCACCGAGCTTGTGAGTTTGTCTACACTAACAGAACAAAGTAAACTATTactagtggtttttttttttcaatcattatacaaaaaatcaatttagaGTGCTAGAGTAAAGGTACTACCTACACAACTAGTTGCTGACTTATAACCCAAATCCCATTTCTCCATTTCAGTTCGACACAAACAAAGAGAGCATTATCTTCTGCTAAGCATTTCAACAAACACGTAATTTACATttcaaacccacaaaaaaaaaaaaaaaaaaaaaaaaaaaaaaaaaaaaacagaaaataaagacaaacccacaaacaaacaaaaaaatcaaatgaagaagaagaagagttgagagagagacaaaCTTGAACGGTGTTGGCGCGATTGGAAGAGAGCGTGAGAGATATCCCAAATTCAAGCATTCACATCAACCTTTgtccacaaccaccaccaccaccactgagCACAACCACTGAGCACAACAAATGCCAAAATCCACTCAATAAGGTCAGTTACCGATGAATGATTCAACGGTTACCGATGAATGATTCAACGGCCACCGCAGTATTGTGTTCCGATTGCGAATTGGAGATCAAGGATTGAATCAGGAAGCTTCAGAGAGAGAAACAGGTGTACACACAACGCAacgcaagagagagagagagaaagagagagagagaaagagataaggaagatatttttttttttaattacttttgtttggttactgagaaaattTGAGGGAAAGTGTTTaggagagtgagagtgagagggcTGAATGTTTTGGCTTAGAAAATTTGAGGGAAAGGGAAAGTGTTTAAGGTTATACTGTTTAGTGGGTAATTTGtgggtttatttaattttataatttaaatggGTTTAGTGGGTATCGGTGGATTTATCCATTTAGACtcatctaattaaataaccaaatgagtctttacccatttaacccaaatatttaaatgggttgggttaggacTTATCTAAATAAGATGGGTAATGGGCGAgttcatggatatggataaTTTTTGCCACCCCTATTGATCACCATCAACAATGCTCTATGATCTACAAGTGGATTTATTCTCTCAAGACAATGCTTCCTAAGTCCTAACAGTAACCTGCTTGTTCCTAAATCATATATGTTATTCTTTTGTTTCCCACCTACTTTGAGctccaaaatattaaaatattgttattCCATAACTAAACATTGCCTCTACATAtttttcaaaccctttccaTCAAAAACTGCACTCCAAATTACCCTGATTCCTTTTAAAcacttattattataaaaaagtcTCACGACTTAGAGATCAATTTCTAACCATTCTTTGCACTCAAGATTCAATCTTTTCCAAGCCAAATTACTCTACCATGCCACTGCGCATGGCTCTTGattt contains:
- the LOC126727106 gene encoding zinc finger BED domain-containing protein RICESLEEPER 2-like → MSVTEGMDEFEQIVSSGSKISRSGTSEVWNDFEILPSYEDGHRKVKCRKCANILTADKENGTSNLRRHAKKCHQENDSVPCRPPLDQDMYCEKIAMAIIRHNYSISFAKHEVNRELHIFLNPDVKPICRNTAKSDVLKIYKRERENLKRALELVPGKICLTSDLWKSSTTDEYMVLTAHYIDANWELQMRVLCFSHTPPPCSSKILGERLFNILKEWGIEKKVFTITLDNASYNDTLVNSLKKNPSFRSSLPCSGEFFRVRCGAHILNLIVQEGLKIIEHVVHNIHESVKYVRGNDMRKLRFAECLQELPNLTSKKVRQDVPTRWNSTYLMIETALTFRDAFHNLSIVDGSFHTCPLDDEWDKAKKIAKFLKPFYDITTLFSGTQYPTANLYFHGVWKIHLRILEEMEDEDVVISDMAKSMKEKFDKYWDCYSIVLSFAVILDPRYKLQFVEFNYRRLYGTNGTIMVMDLRDKLYSLFEGYLRATNYEAHNMVENASSSGANEKVRDADIAGFDTFESEIVGSINSKSQLDVYLEEAGLTITLIWTWIFLNIGNHIVVAFQNFH